The genomic stretch AACAATTAAAAGAACTAAATTTCACTTTATATAATGAAAATGGAGAAGAAAACATCTATTCTCCTTATTCTATATTAGCTCTAGGAATGAAAGAGCTGGAATTTAGAGATGACTTTCCAAGCCAGTTTTCATGGGCAGGGCCTTGTTGCTCATCACTTTTTCAAGATAGTGTAAAATTTATAAATAATGAAAATTTTGAAAAGACTATATTTTTAACTAATGGTACTCATTTAAAATGGGCTAAAAAATTGATAATCAATATAGCAAGAGAACTTTCTCAAAAATATCCACAATATTTATTTGTAGTTTCATTGGGAAGCTATTTAGAAAGAGGGAAAGAAATTATAAAGGAAAATAATTTACATATTTACCATTATTTAGATTATGATGAAATCTTACCAAAAATTGACTATGTTATTCATCATGGTGGAGCTGGAATACTTTATTCTTGTATAAAATACAATAAACCTGCTGTTATTATCCCACATGATTATGACCAATTTGATTATGGAGTTAGAGCTGATTTAGCAAAGATTGGTATAGTTGCTAAGTTAAAATCAAGAAAGTCTATTTTAAGAGCCTTTGATATAATGATAAATAAAAGGGAATGGAATAATTTAGAAAAATTATCAAAAAATTTTAATAATTATTCTCCTAGTGAATTATTAGAAAAGGAAATTAATAGATTATTAAAGGAGGTAAAGCAATGAAAGTTTTACTTACAGGAGCAACAGGATTTTTAGGAAAATATGTGATTGAAGAATTAAAAAATAATTCCTATCAAGTTGTTGCCTTTGGTAGAAATGAAAAAGTTGGAAAAACATTGATTGATAAAAATGTTGAATTCTTTAAAGGTGATATAGATAATTTAGATGATTTATTTAAAGCCTCTCAAGATTGCTCAGCTATTATACATGCTGCTGCACTTTCTACTGTTTGGGGAAGATGGGAAGATTTTTATAATGTAAATGTATTGGGGACAAAAAATGTTGTTCAAGTTTGTGAAGAAAAAAAATTAAAATTAGTTTTTGTTTCTTCTCCAAGTATTTATGCAGGAGTAAAAGACCAATTAGATGTTAAAGAAGACGAGGCACCAAAAGAAAATGATTTAAACTACTATATAAAAAGTAAAATTATGGCAGAAAATATAATTAAATCTTCTAATTTAAACTATATGATAATTCGTCCTCGTGGACTATTTGGAATAGGAGATACAAGTATAATACCAAGACTTTTAGAATTAAATAAAAAAATTGGTATTCCTCTTTTTGTTGATGGAAAACAAAAGGTTGATATAACTTGTGTTGAAAATGTTGCTTATTCTTTAAGATTAGCATTAGAAAATAATAAGTATTCAAGACAAATATATAATATTACAAATGATGAGCCAATAGAGTTTAAAGAAATTTTGACTTTATTTTTTAATGAAATGGGGACAGAAGGAAAATATTTAAAATGGAATTATAATTTAATTTCACCTGTAGTTTCATTTTTAAAGATATTCTATAAATTCTTTAGAATAAAAAAAGAACCCCCTATTACAAAGTATACTTTATATTTAATCAAGTATAGCCAAACCTTAAATATTGAGAAGGCAAAAAAAGAATTAGGTTATCATCCAAAGATGTCTATACTAGAAGGAGTTAAAAAATATGTTGAACACAGCAGAAAAAATGGTAGAGAAAGTTAATTATTTTGCCTGTGGTTATTGTGCTAATGATTTAAAAAGAGTTTTTAAAGATTTTAATAAAACAATAGTTAATTTCTATGCAGGAGTTTTTTTAATTAAACATAAAAAAATGGGCTATATACTATATGATACAGGTTATTCTATGGATATTTTGAAAAATAATCTAAAATATTTTTTATATAGGTTTGCTAACCCTATCACTTTGAAAAGAGAAGATATGATAGATTATCAACTTAAAGAAAAAGGTATAGATAAAGAAGATATAAAATATATTATTATTTCACATCTACACCCTGACCATATTGGTGGCTTAAAATTTTTTCCAAATTCTTACCTAATCTTAACCAAAACTTGTTACAATGATTATAAGTTAAAAAAAGATAGTCTTTTAATTTTTAATGAATTGTTACCTAATGATTTTGAAGATAGGTTAATACTGATAGATGATTATAAAAAAAATAGCCTATTTCCTTATAAGGATAGTTTTGATTTATTTTCTGATTTATCAATGTTAATTGTTGAAGTAAATGGACATACTAAAGGACAGGCTTGTTTATATATGCCAGATAGTAATATATTTATTGCTGCTGATGTATGTTGGGGAACAGAGTATTTAGCCTTTACTGATAAAATGAAATGGCTTCCTAGAAAAATTCAAAATAATTTTGAAGAATATAAAAAAGGTAGTGATTTATTAAAAACATTAATAGAGAATAATATTTCAGTTATTGTCAGCCATGATAAGAAAGAAAAAATTTTTAACATATTGGAAAATCAATAAAAAATAAATGAAATTGCATTCTAAATTTTAGATGAAAAATTGAAGAAAATGAGCCGAGCAAATCTCGCTGTGTTTGAGTGAAACGAGTTTAGCGAATTTGCAGCGAATGTCAATTTTTTATCGTTAAGAAATTTAGCTAGCAATGAATTATTTTTTATGATTTTTATAGGGGGTAGAATGAAAAAAATATTTAAAATTATCTCAACTTTTATAAAGGTAAGGTATTTCAGCAAGTGGACATCAAGAGATAAACTTTTAGAATATCAAAAGAAACAAGTAGAAAAACATTTAAAGTTTTTAAAAGAGAATTCACCATATTTTGAAAAGCATGAAATTACAAAAGACTTTACTATGAATAAGACATTTATGATGACTAATTTTGATGAATTAAATACCTTAGGAGTAAAAAAAGATGAAGCAATGGATGTTGCTTTAAACAGTGAAAAAACTAGAAATTTTAATCAAAAATACAAAAATATTTCAGTAGGACTATCTTCTGGAACATCTGGGCATAGAGGAATGTTTATCACAACTCCAGAAGAGCAAGGAATATGGGCAGGTACTATCCTTGCTAAGATGCTTCCTAAAAATAATATTTTTGGACATAAAATAGCATTTTTTCTAAGAGCAGACAATGACTTATACAAAACTATAAATTCATTTTTAATAAGTTTAGAGTATTTTGATACTTTTAAAAATATTGATGAACATATAGAAAGGTTGAATAAATATAAGCCTTCTATGATAGTTGCTCCTCCATCTTTACTTTTAATATTAGCTAAGAATATTGAAGAAGGAAAATTGAATATTTCTCCAAAAAGAGTTATTTCTGTTGCTGAGATTTTAGAAAAAGCTGATGAAGAATATATTAAAAAGCAATTTAAACTGAATATAATACATCAGATTTACCAAGCAACTGAAGGATTTTTAGCTTGTACTTGTGAATATGGACATTTACATCTAAATGAAGATTTAATAAAGTTTGAAAAGAAATATATTGATGAAAAAAGATTTTATCCAATAATTACTGACTTTAGAAGAACTAGTCAACCTTTTATCAATTATTATCTTAATGACATTTTAGTTGAGTCAACAGAGCCTTGTGAATGTGGTTCAATCTTACAAAGAATTGAAAAAATTGAAGGACGTTCAGATGATATTTTTAAATTTGTTAATAAATTTGGTAAAGAAATTGTAGTATTTCCTGATTTTATTAGAAGAACTATACTATTTGTTGAAAATATAAGAGAATATCAAGTTTTTCAGATAAATAGTAGTCTATTAGAGATTGCTATTTTAAATATAAATGAAGAACAAAAGGAATTAATAAGAAAAGAATTTAATAAATTATTCTCTTCTTTAGAAATTGAAAATATAGAAATCAAATTTATAGACTATAACATAGATAGAACTAAAAAATTAAAAAGAGTAGTGAGGAAGGTAGTAGAATGAGAAAAATTCAATTTATAGGATATGGTATAGAATTACCTAAAAATACAGTTAATTTTAAAGAGCAGATTCGTTATAGAATAAGTGGTGATGAAAAGCAAATCTCTCTTGCTGTTGCTGCTTGTCAAAAAGCTTTAAAAAATGCTAATATTTCAATTAATGATATTGATTGTATAGTTTCAGCAAGTGCTGTTGGTATACAACCTATACCTTGTATGGCTGCTTTAATCCATGAGAAAATAGCAAAAGGTACATCTATTCCTGCACTTGATATTAATACAACTTGTACAAGTTTTATAACAGCCTTGGATACTATGTCTTATCTTTTGGATTCTGGAAGATATAAAAGAGTTTTAATTGTTTCTTGTGATGTTGCTTCAAGAGCATTAAATCCTAAACAAAAAGAAAGTTTTCAACTTTTTAGTGATGGAGCGGTTGCCTTTATAGTTGAAAAAACTGATAAAGAAGTTGGTATTATTGATGCTATACAAAAAACTTGGTCAGAAGGAGCTCATTC from Fusobacterium hwasookii encodes the following:
- a CDS encoding glycosyltransferase, which codes for MNTYKKKIKLAVIAPPFSGHIYPILELILPLLNKKNKYDICVYTGFQKEEVVKKLGFSVKVLLKDKPTAFEKISDTDRQTNPLIAYKQFKENMGLMPEIIEEFESFFVENKPDIVLADFIAVPVSFVCKKFNIPWITSIPTPFAIESKTTTPAYVGGLYPKNNFFFKLRDKLARSLVRNFKRLVCFILRKQLKELNFTLYNENGEENIYSPYSILALGMKELEFRDDFPSQFSWAGPCCSSLFQDSVKFINNENFEKTIFLTNGTHLKWAKKLIINIARELSQKYPQYLFVVSLGSYLERGKEIIKENNLHIYHYLDYDEILPKIDYVIHHGGAGILYSCIKYNKPAVIIPHDYDQFDYGVRADLAKIGIVAKLKSRKSILRAFDIMINKREWNNLEKLSKNFNNYSPSELLEKEINRLLKEVKQ
- a CDS encoding NAD-dependent epimerase/dehydratase family protein is translated as MKVLLTGATGFLGKYVIEELKNNSYQVVAFGRNEKVGKTLIDKNVEFFKGDIDNLDDLFKASQDCSAIIHAAALSTVWGRWEDFYNVNVLGTKNVVQVCEEKKLKLVFVSSPSIYAGVKDQLDVKEDEAPKENDLNYYIKSKIMAENIIKSSNLNYMIIRPRGLFGIGDTSIIPRLLELNKKIGIPLFVDGKQKVDITCVENVAYSLRLALENNKYSRQIYNITNDEPIEFKEILTLFFNEMGTEGKYLKWNYNLISPVVSFLKIFYKFFRIKKEPPITKYTLYLIKYSQTLNIEKAKKELGYHPKMSILEGVKKYVEHSRKNGRES
- a CDS encoding MBL fold metallo-hydrolase, giving the protein MLNTAEKMVEKVNYFACGYCANDLKRVFKDFNKTIVNFYAGVFLIKHKKMGYILYDTGYSMDILKNNLKYFLYRFANPITLKREDMIDYQLKEKGIDKEDIKYIIISHLHPDHIGGLKFFPNSYLILTKTCYNDYKLKKDSLLIFNELLPNDFEDRLILIDDYKKNSLFPYKDSFDLFSDLSMLIVEVNGHTKGQACLYMPDSNIFIAADVCWGTEYLAFTDKMKWLPRKIQNNFEEYKKGSDLLKTLIENNISVIVSHDKKEKIFNILENQ
- a CDS encoding F390 synthetase-related protein, giving the protein MKKIFKIISTFIKVRYFSKWTSRDKLLEYQKKQVEKHLKFLKENSPYFEKHEITKDFTMNKTFMMTNFDELNTLGVKKDEAMDVALNSEKTRNFNQKYKNISVGLSSGTSGHRGMFITTPEEQGIWAGTILAKMLPKNNIFGHKIAFFLRADNDLYKTINSFLISLEYFDTFKNIDEHIERLNKYKPSMIVAPPSLLLILAKNIEEGKLNISPKRVISVAEILEKADEEYIKKQFKLNIIHQIYQATEGFLACTCEYGHLHLNEDLIKFEKKYIDEKRFYPIITDFRRTSQPFINYYLNDILVESTEPCECGSILQRIEKIEGRSDDIFKFVNKFGKEIVVFPDFIRRTILFVENIREYQVFQINSSLLEIAILNINEEQKELIRKEFNKLFSSLEIENIEIKFIDYNIDRTKKLKRVVRKVVE
- a CDS encoding 3-oxoacyl-[acyl-carrier-protein] synthase III C-terminal domain-containing protein, translating into MRKIQFIGYGIELPKNTVNFKEQIRYRISGDEKQISLAVAACQKALKNANISINDIDCIVSASAVGIQPIPCMAALIHEKIAKGTSIPALDINTTCTSFITALDTMSYLLDSGRYKRVLIVSCDVASRALNPKQKESFQLFSDGAVAFIVEKTDKEVGIIDAIQKTWSEGAHSTEIRGGLSHFHPENYSESTKEEFMFDMNGKTILSLCIKVIPKMMKEFLENNNMKIADIDMVVPHQASVAMPIIMEKMGIPKNKYINEVKEFGNMVSASVPITLAHSLEKQKIKNGDIILLMGTAAGLTTNMMLIKI